A window from Parus major isolate Abel chromosome 27, Parus_major1.1, whole genome shotgun sequence encodes these proteins:
- the BRCA1 gene encoding breast cancer type 1 susceptibility protein isoform X2: MDFSVITIGQVQNVLSAMQKILECPICLDVVQEPVSTKCDHIFCRFCIFKHISKKKKGVVECPLCKTEVSKRSLKENSRFKQLIEGLLETIHAFELDTGVKFLKSHYFHKTSTDVTAAESLCKESSVIQSKGFRNRRKSAKGNGQENLTLQESSVNIQLTDAKMCRSRNKPQKSDSQKGIYIELGSESSEDFFKQASKTGFEDKVSVQISSQERLEELESAEKGNENSCNAQPDKLCAKETTLPNVIGESDFSKECLSKKSTQSIAECAKPDQVNVTECQSSALNILAVDLLPEQCDRTGDASHLSPVDGDTSFRKNTEEMDKQETQYNSESQEFDSEDSSESRLDKSKEMDADVQSMGAVEACEPENDSSHDNELPLEKLPQPETPQSATLNKISKKRLKQSIQKVNEWFSKSNEILSSSSSLDESAASADVSGEGELCLSDKGSCISEKTDPLADSTEIPAVEGKKRWSKQTVEDIKGKIFGKTYNNRRRKSNAPSTLRDVLPTRRKEDVAAEKCLNDFSKDRLKQKRKTACVLQPEDFIKKKKNTEEADRGPQSVNWGLGDAEKNRCDESVSVNESHLSQNKANKTLTELEEGGEPTCKKASDKVTTRHCDGEPEMDNCDQKSTKKRSSAAKRCKHSSRNMCALQLVVDRSSVFRDPAEPQIDSYPSSGEPRKADSEQNPVRRSRRLRILSEEMTKETRKGVKGARKKNSDCGRSVSGDQRNVATRSAECKDLCEPQDELSYRPVTDLEGGDLEANEMQVSLKNLSDTAETGRSLFNPSCQPSNCGSTVPDTCSQDSEILGSPLLLQLPSVSGGKTTSHQTEEVTESPTAFSQECGHDSQNVPGDLKTEKLPMAENVLELTKEAEDSDLDTQYLRNIFRHSKRSSFSLFQTARQAHAVKDPPPETSNPSCAAQVENKGGKQVQLESLQEEKAAAQNLSRVSEKEKTCESAHVDPVPCFAVSTREHRDDILQAAEERTLTPAGAGTAQTEHKNGLLQEEQGNEKPVSNEIGIEKLRQNPIKSNGSQSDQSNTDDDSRQNDVNTGQEISFSSEINQAGKTEVADCKGPVLHFQSPSIICPATCQQSPAEISCEVTETKSSKVVVPVKGNEEQAAHTVSTAVPKCSAAEEEPLGENRDLTDLSETPNGLLCSDTDIEENSSLCETDRKEQSAVFVKSGNALGKELLKRNASSRPRSGGIQKSRRRVQKLPSSDEESCEDEDLPCFQTLIFSKSASTPLQTGKQMSSVAEPSVAECPVSPSVLPHSVSNDNIVQEVPEAALSNVCVSPSQESECSVSLFSSQSNMSEEPLNGAQELKKHLPHVSKQMSSVNNSKETSQNCSGGLKTTKDECQEFPDIGANLGEASGYDSEISVVEDSCGPFSQGEILTTQQKNAMQNSLRKLQREMAVLEAALKQNGSQSCEVLPVHRELPHSSTEGALETDQMREGKNRSPELVLSSSKSSSTKRSDLEKGPECDSVLKKETPSEKTKPVQEAVQEHRQCQLEEENSKEKKSGTRQHSASVSSLSGNVTQCPDNSSCSVRLFTPQAAEATDEPVVAQNTDKSCGPGHKLKTSECFPVPVLHNATGEKNDTSPVVTKRKEMSIVASGLNHSEHLVVQKFVKKTQSTLSNHITEGTTHVIMKTDEELVCERTLKYFLGIAGGKWVVSYQWIIQSFKEGRILDEENFEVRGDVINGRNHQGPKRARQALTEKIFKGFEICCCGPFTGMTTEHLEWMVELCGASVVKQPDLFTHTANSTAVVVVQPDAWKEDLDYRAIHQQSNVAVVTREWVLDSVACYECQEFSAYLLS, from the exons ATGGACTTCTCAGTGATTACTATTGGACAAGTACAAAATGTGCTTTCAGCCATGCAGAAGATCTTGGAGTGCCCAATATG CTTGGATGTGGTACAAGAGCCTGTTTCAACAAAATGTGATCACATATTCTGCAG ATTCTGCATATTCAAACATAtcagcaaaaagaagaaaggtgtGGTAGAGTGTCCTCTGTGTAAGACAGAAGTTAGCAAGAG aagtctgaaagaaaattccagATTTAAGCAACTAATTGAAGGATTGTTGGAAACTATCCATGCTTTTGAGCTTGACACTGGAGTGAAGT TTTTAAAGAGTCATTACTTTCATAAAACATCCACGGATGTCACTGCTGCTGAGTCCTTGTGTAAAGAAAGTTCTGTCATCCAAAGTAAAGGCttcagaaacaggagaaaaagtgcTAAAGGAAATGGACAAGAAAACTTAACCTTG CAGGAATCTAGTGTGAATATTCAGCTTACAGATGCCAAAATGTGTCGCTCaagaaacaaaccccagaaatCTGATTCTCAAAAGGGTATTTACATAGAGTTGG gctCTGAATCATCTGAAGATTTTTTCAAACAGGCAAGCAAAACTGG GTTTGAAGACAAAGTATCAGTTCAGATTTCTTCTCAAGAAAGGCTGGAAGAACTTGAGAGTGCTGAGAAGGGGAATGAAAATTCTTGCAATGCACAGCCTGACAAGCTGTGTGCCAAAGAAACAACGCTACCAAATGTCATAG GTGAAAGTGATTTCTCAAAGGAATGCTTGAGCAAGAAAAGCACTCAGAGCATTGCTGAATGTGCCAAACCTGACCAAGTGAATGTGACTGAATGCCAGAGTTCTGCTTTAAATATCCTTGCTGTAGacctgctcccagagcagtgTGACAGGACAGGTGATGCCAGTCACCTGTCACCTGTGGATGGGGACACATCATTCAGaaagaacacagaagaaatggatAAACAGGAAACCCAGTACAACAGTGAAAGCCAAGAGTTTGATTCAGAAGACAGTTCAGAGAGCAGGCTGGataaaagcaaggaaatggATGCTGATGTACAAAGTATGGGAGCTGTAGAGGCATGTGAACCTGAGAATGACTCTTCCCATGACAATGAACTTCCTCTGGAGAAGCTGCCTCAGCCAGAGACACCTCAGTCTGCCACCCTGAATAAAATCTCCAAGAAGAGACTGAAGCAGAGCATTCAGAAAGTCAATGAATGGTTTTcaaaaagtaatgaaattttGTCTTCCAGTTCTTCCCTGGATGAATCTGCTGCATCAGCTGATGTTTCAGGTGAAGGAGAACTGTGTTTATCAGATAAAGGGtcttgtatttcagaaaaaactgACCCTTTGGCAGATTCCACGGAAATTCcagcagtggaaggaaaaaagaggtggTCAAAACAAACAGTAGAAGACatcaaaggcaaaatatttgggaaaacaTACAACAACAGAAGGAGGAAATCAAATGCCCCTTCTACCTTGAGAGACGTTTTGCCTACTAGGAGAAAGGAAGATGTGGCTGCTGAAAAGTGCCTGAATGATTTCAGCAAAGACAGACTCAAACAAAAGAGGAAGACTGCCTGTGTCCTGCAACCTGAGgatttcataaagaaaaaaaaaaatacagaagaagcAGACAGGGGCCCTCAAAGTGTTAACTGGGGCCTTGGAGATGCTGAAAAGAATAGATGTGATGAAAGTGTTTCTGTTAATGAAAGTCACCTCTCTCAGAATAAGGCAAATAAGACACTAACAGAGCTTGAGGAGGGAGGGGAACCCACATGCAAGAAAGCTTCTGACAAGGTCACTACCAGGCACTGTGATGGGGAACCAGAAATGGATAACTGTGATcagaaaagcaccaaaaaaagaaGTTCTGCAGCAAAAAGATGCAAGCATTCTAGTAGAAATATGTGTGCTCTGCAGTTAGTAGTGGATAGAAGCTCTGTTTTCCGTGATCCAGCTGAGCCACAGATCGATAGCTATCCCAGCAGTGGGGAGCCCAGGAAAGCTGATTCTGAGCAAAATCCAGTCAGACGCAGCAGAAGGCTTCGGATCCTTTCTGaagaaatgacaaaagaaacaaggaaaggaGTAAAGggagcaagaaagaaaaacagtgactGTGGAAGGTCTGTCTCTGGAGACCAAAGGAATGTGGCAACTCGCTCTGCTGAGTGCAAAGACCTGTGTGAGCCTCAAGATGAGCTGAGTTACAGGCCAGTCACTGATTTGGAAGGAGGTGATCTGGAAGCAAATGAAATGCAGGTTAGTCTAAAGAATTTATCTGACACTGCAGAAACTGGGAGAAGTCTGTTCAATCCTTCATGTCAGCCTTCAAACTGTGGCTCCACTGTGCCTGATACGTGTTCTCAAGACAGTGAAATACTAGGTAGCCCTCTCCTCCTACAACTTCCTTCAGTGTCTGGTGGGAAAACTACTTCTCACCAGACTGAAGAGGTGACTGAATCACCTACTGCTTTTTCCCAGGAGTGTGGACATGATTCACAAAATGTTCCAGGGGacttaaaaactgaaaagttGCCAATGGCTGAAAATGTGTTGGAATTGACCAAGGAAGCTGAGGACAGTGACTTGGACACGCAGTATCTGCGAAATATATTTAGGCATTCAAAGCGCTCCTCCTTCAGCCTTTTTCAGACTGCCAGGCAGGCACATGCAGTGAAAGATCCTCCTCCTGAAACCTCCAATCCATCATGTGCTGCTCAGGTAGAAAATAAAGGTGGCAAACAGGTACAATTGGAAAGCTTACaagaggagaaagcagctgCTCAAAACTTGAGCAGGGTTTCTGAGAAAGAGAAGACCTGTGAGTCTGCCCATGTTGATCCTGTGCCTTGCTTTGCTGTCAGCACAAGAGAACACAGGGATGACATTttacaggctgcagaggaaaggaCTCTAacaccagcaggagcagggactgcTCAGACTGAGCACAAAAATGGATTGCTACAAGAAGAGCAGGGCAATGAAAAGCCAGTGTCAAATGAGATAGGGATAGAAAAGTTGAGACAGAATCCCATCAAAAGTAATGGAAGCCAAAGTGATCAGAGTAACACAGATGATGATTCCAGACAAAATGATGTAAACACAGGCCAGGAAATCAGCTTCAGTTCAGAAATCAATCAGGCAGGAAAGACTGAAGTTGCTGATTGCAAAGGACCGGTTCTACATTTTCAATCCCCATCAATAATTTGTCCTGCAACTTGTCAGCAAAGCCCTGCTGAAATCAGCTGTGAAgtcactgaaacaaaaagtaGCAAAGTAGTAGTTCCTGTGAAGGGGAATGAAGAACAAGCAGCCCATACTGTTAGCACAGCAGTGCCCAAAtgttcagctgcagaggaggaaccTCTTGGAGAGAATCGTGACCTCACAGATTTGTCTGAAACCCCTAATGGCTTGCTGTGCTCTGATACTGATATTGAGGAGAACAGCAGCTTATGTGAAACTGATAGGAAAGAACAATCTGCAGTGTTTGTAAAAAGTGGCAATGCCCTGGGAAAAGAGCTGCTCAAGAGAAATGCAAGTTCCAGGCCAAGATCTGGAGGTATTCAAAAGTCTCGAAGACGAGTTCAGAAACTGCCATCTTCAGATGAAGAGTCCTGTGAGGATGAAGATTTACCATGCTTTCAGACATTAATCTTCAGCAAATCAGCAAGCACACCTTTGCAGACTGGTAAACAAATGTCATCTGTGGCAGAGCCTTCAGTGGCAGAGTGTCCAGTGAGTCCCAGTGTGTTGCCTCACAGTGTGAGTAATGACAATATTGTGCAGGAAGTGCCTGAAGCTGCCCTAAGTAATGTGTGTGTTTCACCAAGCCAGGAGTCAGAATGCTCTGTCagcttattttcttcccagtccAACATGTCTGAAGAACCACTTAATGGAGCACAAGAGCTGAAGAAACATTTACCACATGTGTCCAAACAAATGAGCAGTGTAAACAACAGTAAAGAAACTTCTCAGAACTGTAGTGGAGGGCTGAAGACAACCAAAGATGAATGTCAAGAATTTCCAGACATTGGAGCAAATCTAG GTGAAGCATCTGGATATGACAGTGAAATAAGTGTTGTAGAAGATTCCTGTGGGCCATTCTCTCAGGGGGAAATCCTCACTACACAG CAGAAGAATGCTATGCAGAATAGCCTGAGAAAACTTCAGCGAGAAATGGCTGTGCTTGAAGCAGCACTAAAGCAGAATGGAAGTCAGAGCTGTGAAGTTTTACCTGTCCACAGGGAACTGCCACATTCCAGTACTGAGGGGGCACTTGAAACAGATCaaatgagagaaggaaaaaacag GTCTCCAGAATTGGTTCTCTCATCTTCTAAATCCTCTTCAACAAAGAGATCAGATCTGGAGAAAGGCCCTGAGTGTGACAGTGTTCTGAAGAAGGAAACTCCCTCTGAAAAGACAAAACCTGTGCAGGAAGCAGTGCAAGAACACAGGCAGTGTCAGCTGGAGGAAG aaaattcGAAGGAGAAGAAATCTGGAACCAGGCAACACAGTGCATCTGTCTCATCACTTTCTGGAAATGTGACCCAGTGTCCAGATAACTCTTCCTGCTCTGTAAGGCTTTTTACCCCTCAAGCTGCAGAAGCCACAGATGAGCCTGTTGTAGCTCAGAACACTGATAAAAGCTGTGGCCCAGGACACAAATTAAAGACAAGTGAATGTTTTCCTGTACCTGTTCTGCACAATgcaactggggaaaaaaatgatacAAGTCCAGTTGTGaccaagaggaaagaaatgtcaATTGTGGCATCAGGTCTGAATCACAGTGAGCAT CTGGTGGTCCAGAAGTTTGTGAAAAAAACTCAGAGCACTTTATCTAATCACATTACTGAAGGAACAACCCATGTCATAATGAAAACAG ATGAGGAGCTGGTGTGTGAACGGACTCTGAAGTATTTCCTGGGCAttgcaggaggaaaatgggTAGTTAGTTATCAGT GGATAATTCAGTCTTTTAAAGAAGGAAGAATACTGGATGAG GAGAACTTTGAAGTCAGAGGAGATGTAATCAATGGGCGAAACCATCAAGGTCCTAAGAGGGCCAGACAGGCCCTGACTGAAAAG ATCTTTAAAGGCTTTGAGATCTGTTGCTGTGGACCTTTCACTGGTATGACTACAG AGCATCTGGAGTGGATGGTGGAGCTGTGTGGTGCCTCTGTGGTGAAGCAGCCTGACCTGTTCACACACACAGCA AATTCTACTGCTGTTGTGGTTGTGCAGCCAGATGCTTGGAAGGAAGACTTGGATTATAGAG CAATCCACCAGCAGAGCAATGTTGCTGTGGTAACTCGGGAATGGGTCCTGGACAGCGTGGCTTGCTACGAGTGCCAGGAGTTCAGTGCTTACCTCCTGTCCTAA
- the BRCA1 gene encoding breast cancer type 1 susceptibility protein isoform X1: MDFSVITIGQVQNVLSAMQKILECPICLDVVQEPVSTKCDHIFCRFCIFKHISKKKKGVVECPLCKTEVSKRSLKENSRFKQLIEGLLETIHAFELDTGVKFLKSHYFHKTSTDVTAAESLCKESSVIQSKGFRNRRKSAKGNGQENLTLESSVNIQLTDAKMCRSRNKPQKSDSQKGIYIELGSESSEDFFKQASKTGFEDKVSVQISSQERLEELESAEKGNENSCNAQPDKLCAKETTLPNVIGESDFSKECLSKKSTQSIAECAKPDQVNVTECQSSALNILAVDLLPEQCDRTGDASHLSPVDGDTSFRKNTEEMDKQETQYNSESQEFDSEDSSESRLDKSKEMDADVQSMGAVEACEPENDSSHDNELPLEKLPQPETPQSATLNKISKKRLKQSIQKVNEWFSKSNEILSSSSSLDESAASADVSGEGELCLSDKGSCISEKTDPLADSTEIPAVEGKKRWSKQTVEDIKGKIFGKTYNNRRRKSNAPSTLRDVLPTRRKEDVAAEKCLNDFSKDRLKQKRKTACVLQPEDFIKKKKNTEEADRGPQSVNWGLGDAEKNRCDESVSVNESHLSQNKANKTLTELEEGGEPTCKKASDKVTTRHCDGEPEMDNCDQKSTKKRSSAAKRCKHSSRNMCALQLVVDRSSVFRDPAEPQIDSYPSSGEPRKADSEQNPVRRSRRLRILSEEMTKETRKGVKGARKKNSDCGRSVSGDQRNVATRSAECKDLCEPQDELSYRPVTDLEGGDLEANEMQVSLKNLSDTAETGRSLFNPSCQPSNCGSTVPDTCSQDSEILGSPLLLQLPSVSGGKTTSHQTEEVTESPTAFSQECGHDSQNVPGDLKTEKLPMAENVLELTKEAEDSDLDTQYLRNIFRHSKRSSFSLFQTARQAHAVKDPPPETSNPSCAAQVENKGGKQVQLESLQEEKAAAQNLSRVSEKEKTCESAHVDPVPCFAVSTREHRDDILQAAEERTLTPAGAGTAQTEHKNGLLQEEQGNEKPVSNEIGIEKLRQNPIKSNGSQSDQSNTDDDSRQNDVNTGQEISFSSEINQAGKTEVADCKGPVLHFQSPSIICPATCQQSPAEISCEVTETKSSKVVVPVKGNEEQAAHTVSTAVPKCSAAEEEPLGENRDLTDLSETPNGLLCSDTDIEENSSLCETDRKEQSAVFVKSGNALGKELLKRNASSRPRSGGIQKSRRRVQKLPSSDEESCEDEDLPCFQTLIFSKSASTPLQTGKQMSSVAEPSVAECPVSPSVLPHSVSNDNIVQEVPEAALSNVCVSPSQESECSVSLFSSQSNMSEEPLNGAQELKKHLPHVSKQMSSVNNSKETSQNCSGGLKTTKDECQEFPDIGANLGEASGYDSEISVVEDSCGPFSQGEILTTQQKNAMQNSLRKLQREMAVLEAALKQNGSQSCEVLPVHRELPHSSTEGALETDQMREGKNRSPELVLSSSKSSSTKRSDLEKGPECDSVLKKETPSEKTKPVQEAVQEHRQCQLEEENSKEKKSGTRQHSASVSSLSGNVTQCPDNSSCSVRLFTPQAAEATDEPVVAQNTDKSCGPGHKLKTSECFPVPVLHNATGEKNDTSPVVTKRKEMSIVASGLNHSEHLVVQKFVKKTQSTLSNHITEGTTHVIMKTDEELVCERTLKYFLGIAGGKWVVSYQWIIQSFKEGRILDEENFEVRGDVINGRNHQGPKRARQALTEKIFKGFEICCCGPFTGMTTEHLEWMVELCGASVVKQPDLFTHTANSTAVVVVQPDAWKEDLDYRAIHQQSNVAVVTREWVLDSVACYECQEFSAYLLS, translated from the exons ATGGACTTCTCAGTGATTACTATTGGACAAGTACAAAATGTGCTTTCAGCCATGCAGAAGATCTTGGAGTGCCCAATATG CTTGGATGTGGTACAAGAGCCTGTTTCAACAAAATGTGATCACATATTCTGCAG ATTCTGCATATTCAAACATAtcagcaaaaagaagaaaggtgtGGTAGAGTGTCCTCTGTGTAAGACAGAAGTTAGCAAGAG aagtctgaaagaaaattccagATTTAAGCAACTAATTGAAGGATTGTTGGAAACTATCCATGCTTTTGAGCTTGACACTGGAGTGAAGT TTTTAAAGAGTCATTACTTTCATAAAACATCCACGGATGTCACTGCTGCTGAGTCCTTGTGTAAAGAAAGTTCTGTCATCCAAAGTAAAGGCttcagaaacaggagaaaaagtgcTAAAGGAAATGGACAAGAAAACTTAACCTTG GAATCTAGTGTGAATATTCAGCTTACAGATGCCAAAATGTGTCGCTCaagaaacaaaccccagaaatCTGATTCTCAAAAGGGTATTTACATAGAGTTGG gctCTGAATCATCTGAAGATTTTTTCAAACAGGCAAGCAAAACTGG GTTTGAAGACAAAGTATCAGTTCAGATTTCTTCTCAAGAAAGGCTGGAAGAACTTGAGAGTGCTGAGAAGGGGAATGAAAATTCTTGCAATGCACAGCCTGACAAGCTGTGTGCCAAAGAAACAACGCTACCAAATGTCATAG GTGAAAGTGATTTCTCAAAGGAATGCTTGAGCAAGAAAAGCACTCAGAGCATTGCTGAATGTGCCAAACCTGACCAAGTGAATGTGACTGAATGCCAGAGTTCTGCTTTAAATATCCTTGCTGTAGacctgctcccagagcagtgTGACAGGACAGGTGATGCCAGTCACCTGTCACCTGTGGATGGGGACACATCATTCAGaaagaacacagaagaaatggatAAACAGGAAACCCAGTACAACAGTGAAAGCCAAGAGTTTGATTCAGAAGACAGTTCAGAGAGCAGGCTGGataaaagcaaggaaatggATGCTGATGTACAAAGTATGGGAGCTGTAGAGGCATGTGAACCTGAGAATGACTCTTCCCATGACAATGAACTTCCTCTGGAGAAGCTGCCTCAGCCAGAGACACCTCAGTCTGCCACCCTGAATAAAATCTCCAAGAAGAGACTGAAGCAGAGCATTCAGAAAGTCAATGAATGGTTTTcaaaaagtaatgaaattttGTCTTCCAGTTCTTCCCTGGATGAATCTGCTGCATCAGCTGATGTTTCAGGTGAAGGAGAACTGTGTTTATCAGATAAAGGGtcttgtatttcagaaaaaactgACCCTTTGGCAGATTCCACGGAAATTCcagcagtggaaggaaaaaagaggtggTCAAAACAAACAGTAGAAGACatcaaaggcaaaatatttgggaaaacaTACAACAACAGAAGGAGGAAATCAAATGCCCCTTCTACCTTGAGAGACGTTTTGCCTACTAGGAGAAAGGAAGATGTGGCTGCTGAAAAGTGCCTGAATGATTTCAGCAAAGACAGACTCAAACAAAAGAGGAAGACTGCCTGTGTCCTGCAACCTGAGgatttcataaagaaaaaaaaaaatacagaagaagcAGACAGGGGCCCTCAAAGTGTTAACTGGGGCCTTGGAGATGCTGAAAAGAATAGATGTGATGAAAGTGTTTCTGTTAATGAAAGTCACCTCTCTCAGAATAAGGCAAATAAGACACTAACAGAGCTTGAGGAGGGAGGGGAACCCACATGCAAGAAAGCTTCTGACAAGGTCACTACCAGGCACTGTGATGGGGAACCAGAAATGGATAACTGTGATcagaaaagcaccaaaaaaagaaGTTCTGCAGCAAAAAGATGCAAGCATTCTAGTAGAAATATGTGTGCTCTGCAGTTAGTAGTGGATAGAAGCTCTGTTTTCCGTGATCCAGCTGAGCCACAGATCGATAGCTATCCCAGCAGTGGGGAGCCCAGGAAAGCTGATTCTGAGCAAAATCCAGTCAGACGCAGCAGAAGGCTTCGGATCCTTTCTGaagaaatgacaaaagaaacaaggaaaggaGTAAAGggagcaagaaagaaaaacagtgactGTGGAAGGTCTGTCTCTGGAGACCAAAGGAATGTGGCAACTCGCTCTGCTGAGTGCAAAGACCTGTGTGAGCCTCAAGATGAGCTGAGTTACAGGCCAGTCACTGATTTGGAAGGAGGTGATCTGGAAGCAAATGAAATGCAGGTTAGTCTAAAGAATTTATCTGACACTGCAGAAACTGGGAGAAGTCTGTTCAATCCTTCATGTCAGCCTTCAAACTGTGGCTCCACTGTGCCTGATACGTGTTCTCAAGACAGTGAAATACTAGGTAGCCCTCTCCTCCTACAACTTCCTTCAGTGTCTGGTGGGAAAACTACTTCTCACCAGACTGAAGAGGTGACTGAATCACCTACTGCTTTTTCCCAGGAGTGTGGACATGATTCACAAAATGTTCCAGGGGacttaaaaactgaaaagttGCCAATGGCTGAAAATGTGTTGGAATTGACCAAGGAAGCTGAGGACAGTGACTTGGACACGCAGTATCTGCGAAATATATTTAGGCATTCAAAGCGCTCCTCCTTCAGCCTTTTTCAGACTGCCAGGCAGGCACATGCAGTGAAAGATCCTCCTCCTGAAACCTCCAATCCATCATGTGCTGCTCAGGTAGAAAATAAAGGTGGCAAACAGGTACAATTGGAAAGCTTACaagaggagaaagcagctgCTCAAAACTTGAGCAGGGTTTCTGAGAAAGAGAAGACCTGTGAGTCTGCCCATGTTGATCCTGTGCCTTGCTTTGCTGTCAGCACAAGAGAACACAGGGATGACATTttacaggctgcagaggaaaggaCTCTAacaccagcaggagcagggactgcTCAGACTGAGCACAAAAATGGATTGCTACAAGAAGAGCAGGGCAATGAAAAGCCAGTGTCAAATGAGATAGGGATAGAAAAGTTGAGACAGAATCCCATCAAAAGTAATGGAAGCCAAAGTGATCAGAGTAACACAGATGATGATTCCAGACAAAATGATGTAAACACAGGCCAGGAAATCAGCTTCAGTTCAGAAATCAATCAGGCAGGAAAGACTGAAGTTGCTGATTGCAAAGGACCGGTTCTACATTTTCAATCCCCATCAATAATTTGTCCTGCAACTTGTCAGCAAAGCCCTGCTGAAATCAGCTGTGAAgtcactgaaacaaaaagtaGCAAAGTAGTAGTTCCTGTGAAGGGGAATGAAGAACAAGCAGCCCATACTGTTAGCACAGCAGTGCCCAAAtgttcagctgcagaggaggaaccTCTTGGAGAGAATCGTGACCTCACAGATTTGTCTGAAACCCCTAATGGCTTGCTGTGCTCTGATACTGATATTGAGGAGAACAGCAGCTTATGTGAAACTGATAGGAAAGAACAATCTGCAGTGTTTGTAAAAAGTGGCAATGCCCTGGGAAAAGAGCTGCTCAAGAGAAATGCAAGTTCCAGGCCAAGATCTGGAGGTATTCAAAAGTCTCGAAGACGAGTTCAGAAACTGCCATCTTCAGATGAAGAGTCCTGTGAGGATGAAGATTTACCATGCTTTCAGACATTAATCTTCAGCAAATCAGCAAGCACACCTTTGCAGACTGGTAAACAAATGTCATCTGTGGCAGAGCCTTCAGTGGCAGAGTGTCCAGTGAGTCCCAGTGTGTTGCCTCACAGTGTGAGTAATGACAATATTGTGCAGGAAGTGCCTGAAGCTGCCCTAAGTAATGTGTGTGTTTCACCAAGCCAGGAGTCAGAATGCTCTGTCagcttattttcttcccagtccAACATGTCTGAAGAACCACTTAATGGAGCACAAGAGCTGAAGAAACATTTACCACATGTGTCCAAACAAATGAGCAGTGTAAACAACAGTAAAGAAACTTCTCAGAACTGTAGTGGAGGGCTGAAGACAACCAAAGATGAATGTCAAGAATTTCCAGACATTGGAGCAAATCTAG GTGAAGCATCTGGATATGACAGTGAAATAAGTGTTGTAGAAGATTCCTGTGGGCCATTCTCTCAGGGGGAAATCCTCACTACACAG CAGAAGAATGCTATGCAGAATAGCCTGAGAAAACTTCAGCGAGAAATGGCTGTGCTTGAAGCAGCACTAAAGCAGAATGGAAGTCAGAGCTGTGAAGTTTTACCTGTCCACAGGGAACTGCCACATTCCAGTACTGAGGGGGCACTTGAAACAGATCaaatgagagaaggaaaaaacag GTCTCCAGAATTGGTTCTCTCATCTTCTAAATCCTCTTCAACAAAGAGATCAGATCTGGAGAAAGGCCCTGAGTGTGACAGTGTTCTGAAGAAGGAAACTCCCTCTGAAAAGACAAAACCTGTGCAGGAAGCAGTGCAAGAACACAGGCAGTGTCAGCTGGAGGAAG aaaattcGAAGGAGAAGAAATCTGGAACCAGGCAACACAGTGCATCTGTCTCATCACTTTCTGGAAATGTGACCCAGTGTCCAGATAACTCTTCCTGCTCTGTAAGGCTTTTTACCCCTCAAGCTGCAGAAGCCACAGATGAGCCTGTTGTAGCTCAGAACACTGATAAAAGCTGTGGCCCAGGACACAAATTAAAGACAAGTGAATGTTTTCCTGTACCTGTTCTGCACAATgcaactggggaaaaaaatgatacAAGTCCAGTTGTGaccaagaggaaagaaatgtcaATTGTGGCATCAGGTCTGAATCACAGTGAGCAT CTGGTGGTCCAGAAGTTTGTGAAAAAAACTCAGAGCACTTTATCTAATCACATTACTGAAGGAACAACCCATGTCATAATGAAAACAG ATGAGGAGCTGGTGTGTGAACGGACTCTGAAGTATTTCCTGGGCAttgcaggaggaaaatgggTAGTTAGTTATCAGT GGATAATTCAGTCTTTTAAAGAAGGAAGAATACTGGATGAG GAGAACTTTGAAGTCAGAGGAGATGTAATCAATGGGCGAAACCATCAAGGTCCTAAGAGGGCCAGACAGGCCCTGACTGAAAAG ATCTTTAAAGGCTTTGAGATCTGTTGCTGTGGACCTTTCACTGGTATGACTACAG AGCATCTGGAGTGGATGGTGGAGCTGTGTGGTGCCTCTGTGGTGAAGCAGCCTGACCTGTTCACACACACAGCA AATTCTACTGCTGTTGTGGTTGTGCAGCCAGATGCTTGGAAGGAAGACTTGGATTATAGAG CAATCCACCAGCAGAGCAATGTTGCTGTGGTAACTCGGGAATGGGTCCTGGACAGCGTGGCTTGCTACGAGTGCCAGGAGTTCAGTGCTTACCTCCTGTCCTAA